One uncultured Pseudodesulfovibrio sp. genomic window carries:
- a CDS encoding fumarate hydratase, whose amino-acid sequence MRTIQTSEIIDAVARMCVSSNTELPADVRARLEKAMAEETSDSAKEVIRQLLENADLAFDTKLPLCQDCGLAVYFVEVGDEVRVEGGNLRDAINEGTRKGYADGFLRKSACDPLSRANTGDGTPAVIHFDFVPGDKLKISYMAKGGGAENMSRVTMLAPAQGWEGIKKFVINRVAEAGPNPCPPTVIGVGIGGTFEHAAKIAKRGLLRKLDDTHPDPDIAAKEKELEDAINALGIGPMGLGGKTTVLGVKITMEPCHLASLPLAVNVQCHSQRHEEVVL is encoded by the coding sequence ATGCGCACCATCCAGACCAGCGAAATCATCGACGCCGTCGCCAGGATGTGCGTCAGCTCCAACACCGAGCTGCCCGCCGATGTGCGCGCCAGGCTCGAAAAGGCCATGGCCGAGGAAACCAGCGATTCCGCCAAGGAAGTGATCCGCCAGCTCCTGGAAAACGCGGACCTGGCCTTCGACACCAAGCTGCCCCTGTGCCAAGACTGCGGACTGGCCGTCTACTTCGTGGAAGTGGGCGACGAGGTACGCGTTGAGGGCGGCAACCTGCGCGACGCCATCAACGAGGGTACCCGCAAGGGATACGCCGACGGCTTCCTGCGCAAGTCCGCCTGCGACCCGCTCTCCCGGGCCAACACCGGCGACGGCACCCCGGCCGTCATCCACTTCGACTTCGTGCCCGGCGACAAGCTCAAGATCTCGTACATGGCCAAAGGCGGCGGGGCCGAGAACATGTCCCGCGTGACCATGCTCGCCCCGGCCCAGGGCTGGGAAGGGATCAAGAAGTTCGTCATCAACCGCGTGGCCGAGGCCGGGCCGAACCCCTGCCCGCCCACGGTTATCGGCGTGGGCATCGGCGGAACCTTCGAGCACGCGGCCAAGATCGCCAAGCGTGGCCTGCTGCGTAAACTCGACGACACCCATCCCGATCCGGACATCGCGGCCAAGGAAAAGGAACTCGAGGACGCCATCAACGCGCTGGGCATCGGCCCCATGGGCCTGGGCGGCAAGACCACCGTGCTCGGCGTCAAGATCACCATGGAACCGTGCCACCTGGCGAGTCTGCCCCTGGCGGTCAACGTGCAGTGCCACTCCCAGCGGCACGAGGAGGTCGTACTCTAA
- a CDS encoding malic enzyme-like NAD(P)-binding protein, which produces MALFTKEEALHYHSHGRKGKVEVVPVKPCKTQKHLSMAYSPGVAEACKAIHENPELVYEYTGRGNLVAVVSNGTAVLGLGNIGPLAGKPVMEGKGVLFKVFGDVDVYDINLDVTDPDELCAVTKALEPTFGGINLEDIKAPECFYIEEKLKKEMNIPVFHDDQHGTAIVTAAGMMNALEISGKDPAQMRVVISGAGAAAIACTNLYRNMGVKFENIAMFDSKGHINKSRTDLNEFKQQYATDKEYGSLAEAMVGADCFLGLSKAGVVSKDMVKSMSENCPIIFACANPDPEITYDDAKEARPDCIMGTGRSDFPNQVNNVLGFPFIFRGALDCGATAITEGMKLAAAQALADLAKTEAPKYVCEAFGVDKLEFGPDYVIPKALDLRLIEYVSVAVAKAAMEEGVARKQLDLDAYKASLGERIAESGKRVSAFVETYHLGI; this is translated from the coding sequence ATGGCATTATTCACCAAAGAGGAGGCCCTGCACTACCATTCCCATGGCAGGAAAGGGAAGGTCGAGGTCGTCCCGGTCAAGCCGTGCAAAACCCAGAAACATCTGTCCATGGCCTACAGCCCCGGCGTTGCCGAGGCGTGCAAGGCGATCCATGAGAACCCGGAGCTGGTCTACGAGTACACCGGCCGTGGCAACCTCGTGGCCGTCGTCTCCAACGGCACCGCCGTGCTCGGCCTGGGCAACATCGGGCCCCTGGCCGGCAAGCCGGTCATGGAGGGCAAGGGCGTGCTGTTCAAGGTCTTCGGCGACGTGGACGTCTACGACATCAACCTGGACGTGACCGACCCCGACGAGCTCTGCGCGGTCACCAAGGCGCTGGAGCCGACCTTCGGCGGCATCAACCTTGAAGACATCAAGGCCCCGGAATGCTTCTACATCGAAGAGAAGCTGAAAAAGGAAATGAACATCCCGGTCTTCCATGACGACCAGCACGGCACGGCCATCGTCACCGCGGCCGGCATGATGAATGCGCTCGAGATCTCGGGCAAGGACCCGGCGCAGATGCGCGTGGTCATCTCCGGCGCGGGCGCGGCCGCCATCGCCTGCACCAACCTGTACCGGAACATGGGCGTGAAGTTCGAAAACATCGCCATGTTCGACTCCAAGGGACACATCAACAAGTCCCGCACCGATCTCAACGAGTTCAAGCAGCAGTATGCCACCGACAAGGAGTACGGTTCCCTGGCCGAGGCCATGGTCGGCGCGGACTGCTTCCTCGGCCTGTCCAAGGCGGGCGTGGTCTCCAAGGACATGGTCAAGTCCATGTCCGAGAACTGCCCGATCATCTTCGCCTGCGCCAACCCGGACCCGGAGATCACCTACGACGACGCCAAGGAGGCGCGCCCGGACTGCATCATGGGCACCGGCCGTTCGGACTTCCCGAACCAGGTGAACAACGTGCTCGGCTTCCCGTTCATCTTCCGAGGAGCCCTGGATTGCGGCGCCACCGCCATCACCGAGGGCATGAAGCTCGCCGCCGCCCAGGCCCTGGCCGATCTGGCCAAGACCGAGGCCCCGAAATACGTCTGCGAGGCGTTCGGCGTGGACAAGCTCGAATTCGGGCCCGACTACGTCATTCCCAAGGCGCTGGACCTGCGGCTCATCGAGTACGTCTCCGTGGCCGTGGCAAAGGCCGCCATGGAAGAGGGCGTGGCCCGCAAGCAGCTTGACCTGGACGCGTACAAGGCCTCGCTGGGCGAGCGCATCGCCGAATCCGGCAAACGCGTCAGTGCATTCGTCGAAACCTATCATCTTGGAATATAA
- a CDS encoding sigma-54 dependent transcriptional regulator — protein sequence MKKVILVDDEQSVRDSARQWLELSDFEVADYADARVALRDINPDYAGIVLTDVKMPGLDGLAFQKKIADIDEHIPVVLFTGHGDIAMAVEAIRGGAYDFVEKPFDPEQIVETIKRALEKRRLVLENRQLKMALSDCEGIDSRLVGTSQPMRELKKEISHIAPTPANVLIFGETGTGKEVIARAIHNLSLLNKGPYMALNCATIPVDMAESELFGHVNGAFTGAAGKRIGKLEAANGGTLFLDELNSMPLDVQGKLLRALEMREITPLGANSPKTVNFRLISAMNENPRTAIDEGRLREDLYFRINTVELNVPPLRERMDDIPLLFSFFLERTADTYGVVAAPLGPEGLPLMMSHDWPGNVRELKSVAERYILSPLPPKERISKIMAAKTGDPASQAVNLRDQVALFERHLIQESLNRNAGIIKDVIDDLGIPRRTLNEKMTKYGLKRSE from the coding sequence ATGAAGAAAGTCATACTGGTAGACGACGAACAATCGGTCAGGGATTCCGCCCGGCAATGGCTCGAGCTGTCGGATTTCGAGGTGGCGGACTATGCTGATGCACGCGTGGCCCTGCGCGACATCAACCCGGATTACGCGGGCATCGTCCTGACCGACGTGAAGATGCCCGGTCTGGACGGGCTGGCTTTCCAGAAGAAGATCGCGGACATCGACGAGCATATCCCGGTGGTCCTGTTCACCGGACACGGCGACATCGCCATGGCGGTGGAGGCCATCCGGGGCGGAGCCTACGACTTCGTGGAAAAGCCGTTTGATCCCGAACAGATCGTGGAGACCATCAAGCGCGCCCTCGAAAAACGGCGGTTGGTCCTGGAAAACCGCCAACTCAAGATGGCCCTGTCCGACTGCGAGGGCATCGACTCCCGGCTGGTGGGCACCAGCCAGCCCATGCGCGAACTGAAAAAGGAAATCTCCCACATCGCGCCCACCCCGGCCAACGTGCTCATCTTCGGCGAGACCGGCACCGGCAAGGAGGTCATCGCCCGCGCCATCCACAATCTCTCCCTGCTGAACAAGGGACCGTACATGGCGCTCAACTGCGCGACCATCCCGGTGGACATGGCCGAGAGCGAGCTGTTCGGCCACGTCAACGGGGCCTTTACCGGGGCGGCGGGCAAACGCATCGGCAAGCTCGAGGCGGCCAACGGCGGGACCCTGTTTCTGGACGAACTCAACTCCATGCCCCTCGACGTCCAGGGCAAGCTCCTCCGCGCCCTGGAAATGCGCGAGATAACCCCGCTGGGGGCCAACTCGCCCAAGACGGTCAACTTTCGGCTGATTTCCGCCATGAACGAAAATCCGCGCACGGCCATCGACGAGGGACGACTGCGCGAAGACCTCTATTTCCGCATAAATACCGTAGAGTTGAATGTTCCCCCCCTGCGTGAGCGCATGGACGATATCCCCCTGCTCTTCTCCTTCTTCCTGGAGCGAACGGCGGACACCTACGGTGTGGTCGCGGCCCCGCTCGGCCCCGAGGGGCTGCCCCTGATGATGAGCCATGACTGGCCCGGCAACGTCCGCGAACTCAAGAGCGTGGCCGAACGCTACATCCTTTCGCCCCTGCCGCCCAAGGAACGCATCTCCAAGATCATGGCCGCCAAGACCGGGGACCCCGCGTCCCAGGCCGTCAACCTGCGGGACCAGGTGGCCCTGTTCGAACGCCACCTCATTCAGGAGTCCCTGAATCGGAATGCGGGCATCATCAAGGACGTCATCGACGACCTCGGCATTCCCCGCCGCACCCTGAACGAAAAGATGACCAAATACGGACTGAAAAGATCCGAATAG
- a CDS encoding fumarate reductase flavoprotein subunit, with product MQTFYSDLLVIGAGLSGERVACEAAQNGFKATCLSIVPARRSHSSAAQGGMQAALGNCAKGEGDNPDVHFIDTVKGSDWGCDQEVARLFADAAPIEMRRLAAWGVPWNRVVPGQSFYFKGGEKFEKYEKEENEGLITARSFGGTAKWRTCYTSDGTGHAVMCTMDNRCAQLGIDVFDKKEAISLIHDGDKCMGAVVRDLRNGQLEVHLAKATAICTGGFGRIYKATTNAVICDGGGHILAHETGLVPIGNPESIQFHPTGIVPTDILVTEGCRGDGGTLLDLNEERFMHIYEPEKAELASRDVVSRRMTEHMRAGKGVKSPYGEHLWLDIRHLGDKHISTKLREVDEICHHFLGVDPRVELIPVRPTQHYTMAGIRTDKDGAVYGLKGLYSAGEAACWDMHGFNRLGGNSLAETVVAGGIIGTKIVEFLKGYETTFDTGVINAEVKRQEERIHDVTHGRNGKLNVYEVRNEMQEALMKGCFVFRNKEGLEECVETLQGTMEKARKVGLISDGVGANHELAAAMKLEGQVRLAMCIAQAALMRTESRGSHNREDFPERNDAQWLNRTLAYWPEGADMPDLKYEDTTPLFELPPGDRGYGGGKIIPADEKYVKERTVKSPVTEIGKKK from the coding sequence ATGCAGACATTCTATTCCGACCTGCTCGTCATCGGCGCCGGATTGTCCGGCGAGCGCGTGGCCTGCGAGGCCGCCCAGAACGGCTTCAAGGCCACCTGCCTGTCCATTGTTCCGGCCCGGCGTTCACACTCCTCGGCCGCCCAGGGCGGCATGCAGGCCGCGCTCGGCAACTGCGCCAAGGGCGAGGGCGACAACCCGGACGTCCACTTCATCGACACCGTCAAGGGCTCGGACTGGGGCTGCGACCAGGAAGTCGCCCGCCTCTTTGCCGACGCCGCGCCCATCGAGATGCGCAGACTGGCGGCCTGGGGCGTGCCCTGGAACCGCGTCGTGCCCGGCCAGTCCTTCTACTTCAAGGGCGGCGAGAAATTCGAAAAGTATGAAAAGGAAGAGAACGAGGGGCTGATCACCGCCCGCTCCTTCGGCGGCACGGCCAAGTGGCGCACCTGCTACACTTCCGACGGCACCGGCCACGCGGTCATGTGCACCATGGACAACCGCTGCGCCCAGTTGGGCATCGACGTGTTCGACAAGAAGGAAGCGATCTCCCTGATCCATGACGGCGACAAGTGCATGGGCGCGGTGGTCCGCGACCTGCGCAACGGCCAGCTCGAAGTTCACCTGGCCAAGGCCACCGCCATCTGCACCGGCGGTTTCGGGCGCATCTACAAGGCCACCACCAACGCGGTCATCTGCGACGGCGGCGGACACATCCTGGCCCACGAGACCGGGCTGGTGCCCATCGGCAACCCGGAATCCATCCAGTTCCACCCCACCGGCATCGTACCCACCGACATCCTGGTCACCGAGGGCTGCCGGGGCGACGGCGGAACCCTGCTCGACCTCAACGAAGAGCGGTTCATGCACATCTACGAACCGGAAAAGGCCGAGCTGGCCTCGCGCGACGTGGTCTCCCGCCGGATGACCGAACACATGCGCGCGGGCAAGGGCGTGAAGTCTCCCTACGGCGAACACCTCTGGTTGGACATCCGCCATCTCGGCGACAAGCACATCTCCACCAAGCTGCGCGAAGTGGACGAAATCTGCCACCACTTCCTGGGCGTGGACCCGCGCGTGGAGCTGATCCCCGTGCGCCCGACCCAGCACTACACCATGGCCGGCATCCGGACCGACAAGGACGGCGCGGTCTACGGCCTCAAGGGGCTGTACTCCGCGGGTGAAGCGGCCTGCTGGGACATGCACGGCTTCAACCGGCTGGGCGGCAACTCCCTGGCCGAGACCGTGGTCGCGGGCGGCATCATCGGCACCAAGATCGTCGAGTTCCTCAAAGGTTACGAAACCACCTTCGACACCGGGGTCATCAACGCCGAGGTCAAGCGCCAGGAAGAGCGCATCCACGACGTCACCCACGGCCGCAACGGCAAGCTGAACGTCTACGAGGTGCGCAACGAGATGCAGGAAGCGCTGATGAAGGGCTGCTTCGTCTTCCGCAACAAGGAAGGCCTCGAAGAGTGCGTCGAGACCCTGCAGGGGACCATGGAAAAGGCCCGCAAGGTCGGCCTGATCTCCGACGGCGTGGGCGCCAACCACGAACTGGCCGCGGCCATGAAGCTGGAAGGCCAGGTCAGACTGGCCATGTGCATCGCCCAGGCGGCCCTGATGCGCACCGAATCGCGCGGCTCCCACAACCGCGAGGACTTCCCCGAACGCAACGACGCGCAGTGGCTCAACCGCACCCTGGCCTACTGGCCCGAAGGCGCGGACATGCCCGACCTCAAGTACGAGGACACCACCCCGCTGTTCGAACTGCCCCCGGGCGACCGCGGCTACGGCGGCGGCAAGATCATCCCGGCTGACGAGAAGTACGTGAAGGAGCGCACCGTGAAGAGCCCCGTCACCGAAATCGGGAAGAAGAAGTAA
- a CDS encoding fumarate reductase iron-sulfur subunit: protein MGRQLKFEIFRYNPERKGDVPHMQEFILDETPNMTLFIALNRLREEQDPSLVFDFCCRAGICGACAMVINGRPGLACQTKTKDQPGHIILHPLPVFKLVGDLSVDTGVWFREMYAKTESWVHTNKVFDPAREEERMDNEVAEQIYELERCIECGCCISACGTARLRDDFMGAAALNRIARFVVDPRDERTDREYFEVIGNDNGIFGCMGLLACEDVCPKGLPLQNQLGFLRRKMGITAMKQLFRGK from the coding sequence ATGGGTAGACAACTGAAATTCGAAATATTCCGGTACAATCCCGAGAGGAAGGGCGACGTCCCGCACATGCAGGAGTTCATCCTGGACGAGACGCCGAACATGACCCTGTTCATCGCCCTGAACCGGCTGCGCGAGGAGCAGGACCCGAGCCTGGTCTTCGACTTCTGCTGCCGGGCGGGCATCTGCGGCGCGTGCGCCATGGTCATCAACGGGCGTCCGGGCCTGGCCTGCCAGACCAAGACCAAGGACCAGCCCGGCCACATCATTTTGCATCCCCTGCCGGTCTTCAAGCTCGTCGGCGACCTGTCCGTGGATACGGGCGTCTGGTTCCGCGAGATGTACGCCAAGACCGAATCCTGGGTGCACACCAACAAGGTCTTCGACCCGGCCAGGGAAGAGGAGCGCATGGACAACGAGGTGGCCGAGCAGATCTACGAACTGGAGCGCTGCATCGAGTGCGGCTGCTGCATCTCGGCCTGCGGCACCGCGCGGCTGCGCGACGACTTCATGGGCGCGGCGGCCCTGAACCGCATCGCCCGGTTCGTGGTCGACCCCCGCGACGAACGTACGGACCGCGAATACTTCGAGGTCATCGGCAACGACAACGGCATCTTCGGCTGCATGGGCCTGCTGGCCTGCGAAGACGTCTGTCCCAAGGGGCTGCCCCTGCAGAACCAGCTCGGCTTCCTGCGCCGCAAGATGGGCATCACCGCAATGAAGCAGCTCTTCAGGGGGAAATAG
- a CDS encoding succinate dehydrogenase/fumarate reductase cytochrome b subunit — protein sequence MKTFTTSVPGVSLTDAALDWLQMLTGASLILFMWCHMLLVSSVVISPSVMNAIAGFFEATYMAQVGGPLIFLTFLVHFALAARKIPFRAEGQGTIWAHARMMKHRDTWLWVVQAVTAMIILILGAIHMWVVLNDLPITAAKSAARMQHFWWFIFYMILLPSVELHVSVGFYRIAVKWGFVKSDQRKGFKRFETTLFSIFMVIGVITLIRFITLS from the coding sequence ATGAAAACCTTTACGACATCCGTCCCAGGCGTGTCCCTCACCGATGCGGCCCTCGACTGGCTGCAGATGCTGACGGGAGCAAGCCTGATCCTTTTCATGTGGTGTCACATGCTGCTCGTGTCTTCGGTGGTGATTTCCCCGAGCGTCATGAACGCCATCGCCGGCTTCTTTGAAGCCACGTACATGGCCCAGGTCGGTGGGCCGCTGATTTTTCTGACCTTCCTGGTCCATTTCGCCCTGGCCGCGCGCAAGATCCCCTTCCGCGCAGAGGGGCAGGGCACCATCTGGGCCCACGCCAGGATGATGAAGCACCGTGACACCTGGCTGTGGGTGGTACAGGCCGTCACCGCCATGATCATCCTGATCCTGGGCGCCATCCACATGTGGGTCGTGCTCAATGATCTGCCCATCACCGCCGCCAAGTCCGCCGCGCGGATGCAGCACTTCTGGTGGTTCATCTTCTACATGATCCTCCTTCCCAGCGTGGAGCTTCACGTCAGCGTCGGTTTCTACCGCATCGCCGTGAAATGGGGTTTCGTGAAATCCGATCAGCGGAAGGGCTTCAAGCGCTTCGAGACGACCCTGTTCTCCATCTTCATGGTCATCGGCGTCATCACCCTGATCCGCTTCATAACGCTGAGCTAA
- a CDS encoding Fe-S-containing hydro-lyase, with translation MAEYKLNTPLTDEDIAQLKAGDVVFLTGTIYSARDAAHKKLVDLLDAGKELPFDLKGAAIYYVGPSPAPPGRPIGAAGPTTSYRMDSYAPRLYSLGLKATIGKGKRDAPTRQAMEDYTAVYFGATGGAGALLSNSIVESNVIAFDELGPEAIREMKVEDFPLLVINDSHGGELYAVPDRKAAGIE, from the coding sequence ATGGCAGAATACAAACTGAACACCCCGCTGACCGACGAGGACATCGCCCAGCTCAAGGCGGGCGACGTGGTCTTCCTGACCGGGACCATCTACTCCGCGCGCGACGCGGCCCACAAGAAGCTCGTGGACCTGCTCGACGCGGGCAAGGAGCTGCCCTTCGACCTCAAGGGCGCGGCCATCTACTATGTCGGCCCCTCCCCGGCCCCTCCGGGCCGCCCCATCGGCGCTGCCGGACCGACCACCTCCTACCGCATGGACTCCTACGCCCCGCGCCTCTACTCCCTGGGGCTCAAGGCCACCATCGGCAAGGGCAAACGCGACGCCCCCACCCGGCAGGCCATGGAAGACTACACGGCCGTGTACTTCGGCGCCACCGGCGGCGCGGGCGCGCTGCTGTCCAACTCCATCGTGGAGTCCAACGTCATCGCCTTCGACGAACTCGGCCCCGAGGCCATCCGCGAGATGAAGGTCGAGGACTTCCCCCTGCTCGTCATCAACGATTCCCACGGCGGCGAACTCTACGCCGTGCCCGACCGCAAGGCCGCGGGCATCGAATAA